Part of the Candidatus Alcyoniella australis genome is shown below.
CGAGGCAATTCACGGCGAGTTGGACCTGGAGGGCGCGCAGGAAGCGCGTTTCCGGCCGTCGTCCGGGTGCGTCGAGCTGTCGCAGAGCGGTTTGAGCGGCCTGTTTCACGGAGAGCTGTACAACCGCGACGAGCTGATCCAAGGCCTCGGAACCTGCCCCAAGGACATTATCGACAGCGAGCTGGTCCTGAGGCTCTACGAGCGTTGGGGCGACGAATGTCTGGCAATGCTCGACGGCCGTTTCAGTATGGCGTTGTGGGATACGCCGCAACGCAGGCTGCTGCTGGCGCGCGACCGCTTTGGCCAGGCCACGCTCTATTGGCACCAATGCGGCGCAAGCCTGGCCTTTGCCTCGCAGCTCGACGCCCTGACATCTTCGCCGGGTTTCGCTCCGCAGCTGGATCGGGCCGGGCTCAACGAGTATCTCAGTCAGGGCTATGTCTGCCCGCCGCGCACCATGTTTCAGGGGGTCCACGCGCTGAAGCCCGGCCAAGCGCTGAACTTTGATCAAGGCGGCGTGCGCGAGTTCGATTATTGGTCGCTGCCCGATCAGTTGGAACCCGCGGCGTCCGAGGATCAGCTGGTCGAGCAAATGCGCGAGCTGTTGGCGCGCGCGGCCAAACGCAGGTTCAGCAGACACCAGCGGCCCGTGATGCTGCTCAGCGGCGGAATCGACTCGGCCCTGCTGGCCTGTCTGGCAGCGGAAAACAACGGCCGTGTGTCCGCCTATCACGCGGGATTCGGCGACCTCGCCTTTGACAACCGATGCTGGGCGTCCGAACTCATGCGCTGGGGATTGGTCGACCTGCACGGCATCTCGCTGCAACACGACGCTCTGCGCATGTTGCCCGAACTCGTGCGCCACGACCACGAGCTGTGCGCCAATCCCTCGAGCCTGCCGATCCTGGCCCTGGCGCGCGAGATCGGCCAAGGGACGACAGTGGACACGATCTTCACCGGCACGGGCATGGACGAGCTGATGGCGGGCTGCGAAACAATCAGGGCGGACCTGTTCGCCCATTACTATGGACGATTCGCGCCCAAACAGTTGCAGCGCATGTTGGCCGCGCGGGCCGAGGCACTGAGCGATACGGCCTGGCCCGTGGGGTGGCGTTTCAGGATCAAGCTGCTGCTCAGGGGTGCGCAATACGGGCCGAGCCGCGCACACATCTTTTGGCGTGAGTCCCTCGGCGATCAGCGCAAGGCCGAGCTGCTGACCGACCCGACGCTTGCCGAAACCGGCGAGCCCCACGGGCAGTACGCCGCACTGCTGGCGAACGTCGCCGGGCCCGCGAACTTCAACCGGATCGCCAACGCCGACCTGAGGATCCTCTCGCCGTGCTGGAATCAGCAGATGTTCCGGCCGGGATTGCGCGCCGCGGGCCTCAGTCCGTGCCATCCATACCTGGACAACGAGCTGGCGCGGTTCTGCATTGAGCTGCCGTTTCGCTACAAGCTGCGCGGGCTGCGCTCCAAGTACCTGCTCAAGCGCGCCGCAAGTCGCTGGCTGCCCCGGCGTCTGGTGAACCAGCGTAAGCGCGGGCTGAGCGTGCCGGTGGGCGAATGGATCCGCTGCGACCGTCACGAGTTGGTCGAGCGTTACCTCGGCCCGGAACGGATGTGCAAGTTGGGGTTATTCGATCCGCGGGCCGTGTCGGAACTGCGCGAGCAACATCGCCGAGGCGGCGAGGATCACACCTTCAGCATCTGGACGCTGCTGGTCTTCTCGGCCTGGCACGAGGCGCACCTCGAGGCCAAGCCCTCGACCTAAGGCGTTTACGGTTGGGGATCCTCTGAGCCGTCGTTCGGTTGTTCCTCGGGCACGACCACGTCGTTCACCGGCTCGAGCAGCCGCCGCGCCGCGCTGAGCATGGTTTCGTTGGTCGGCGGCGGCAACGAGCTGAGCAGGTCCTGGGCCAGGAGCATCAGCGCATCCGGGTCCTCGGCCTCGAGTTCCTCGGGCACGCGTCCGGCGTTGCGGTAGAACCAGTAGAGCTTCTCCGCGTCCACGCGCAGGCCTGCCCGGCTCTGCTCGGGCGAGCTATTGGGCAGGAAGCCCTCGAGGTTCTCCTCGCCAAAGGGCCGGTCGAGTTCGCCCTCATCGGTTGTGTAGTACAGCTGGATGTCGGGAACAATACCCGAGGCCTGAATCGAGCGTCCCGAAGGCGTGTAGTACATGCTGGTGGTCAGCGCCACATGGCTCTGGTCGTCGACGCTGATAATGCTCTGCACCGAGCCCTTGCCGAAGGTAGTGCCGCCGATGATCAGCCCGCGGCCCTGATCCTGGATCGCTCCGGCCACGATCTCGCTGGCCGAGGCGCTGCCGAAGTTGGTGAGCACGATCAGCGGCACGTCGTTCAGTGTGCCGCGACGTCCGGCCTTGATCACGCTGGAGCTGTTGGGTGCACGGCCGCGGGTCGAGACGATCACGCCGCTTTGGATGAAGTCGTCGGTCACGTCGACCGCCGCTGTGAGCAGGCCGCCGGGATTGTTGCGCAGGTCCAGCACCAGACCGCGCAATCCCTGAGGCCCGTCCTGAAGCTGTTGCAGGGCGCGGCGCAGGTCGCCGGCTGTCTTGCGGTTGAACTGGCGTACGCGCACGTAGCCCACGCCGTGCTCCAGCGCCTGGAAACGCACGGCCTCGACCTCGATCGTGCCGCGCACGATGCTCACGTCGAACGGCTGCTCAAGCCCCTCGCGCTCGATAGAGAGCACCACCGGCGTACCCTGGGGGCCGCGGATCTTTTCCACCGCGCCGAACAGTGTGATGTTCACAGCCGAGCGGCCGTCGATGGCCACGATCAGGTCGCCGGCGAGCAGCCCCGCGCGATGAGCCGGAGTGCCCTCGATCGGCGCAATCACCGTCAGCCGACGGTCGCGCATGCCGATCTCGATGCCGATGCCGCCGAAGCTGCCCGAGGTTTCCTCTTCAAACCTGCGCGCCTCTTCGGGGTCGATGAAGTCCGAGTGCGGGTCCAACCGCGCGAGCATGCCGCTCAACGCGTAGTACAGCAGCTCGCGCTGATCGATCTCGCCGCCGTGCTGCGCGGCGAAGCTGCATCCGGCAAGCAGCTGCTCGATCCGCTCTTCGCGCCCGCCGGAGAAGTCGAGTTGCTTGGTCTCGCCGCGCACCTCGAGTGTCACCGCGTCCGGCGGGTCGCCCGGGCCCACGGTCGTCGAGGCGATCTTCGGTTCCTCGGGCTGCGCCGGGTCGGACTGCGCGTCCTGAGGCTCAGCCTCGGGCAGGGGCTCGGTTGCGGCCTCGGGGTCGATCGGCTGTTCTTCGTCGATCGGCGGCTCGTTTAAAAATTGCACGCCCTGGGCAATCGCCTCTGCGGCCCAGACCATCAGCATGCGTTCGTCGACCTGCTTGATGTAGTGGTCTTCCACCAGCTCGAGGGTCGAAACGACCAGCACCGCGTCGCCCGCCGGCTCGGCTCCGTGCAATTGGGCCGGTACGCGCCACAGCGCTGCCGCCGCGATCAGCGCGGCGAGCAGCAACAGTTGGATCGTGCGTTTGAGTCTCACGTTCCGTCCGCTCCTTTGCAACTCAGGCCGCCTTGCCACGGGCCTTGAGCGCGGCCTTGAAAGCATCGGCGAGCAGCTCGTCGGCGCTGACTCCCTCGGCCTGACCCTCGAAGCTGAGGATCAGCCGGTGCCGCAGACAGATCTGCAGGTTGTCCTCGATGTCCTCGCGGGCCACGGCATAGCGCCCCTGAGTTAGGGCGCGCACCTTGCTGGTCAGGATCAACGCCTGACCGCCGCGCGGGCTCGCGCCGTAGCGCACGTATTTGCGGACCGACTCCGGCGCGTGCGGGCAGTCCGGGTGCGTGGCGTAGACCAGCGAGGCCACCAACTGCTTGATCGGATCGGCGATCGGTACCTCAAGGGCCAGACGCCGCATCTGCATGATCTTCGAGGCGTCGAGCACCTTGCGCACAACGGGCTGAATGCCGCCGGTGGTCTGGTCGAGGATCCGCACCAGCTCATCGTCCTTGGGGAAACCGATGGAGAGCTTGGTCAGGAAGCGATCGATCTGCGCCTCGGGCAGCGGATAGGTTCCTTCCATCTCGATCGGGTTCTGTGTGGCGAGCACGAAGAACGGCTCCTGGAGTTTATGGCGCGTGCCGTAGGCCGTGACCGCGCCCTCCTGCATCGCCTCGAGCAGCGCCGACTGGGTCTTGGGCGTGGCGCGGTTGATCTCGTCGGCCAGCAGAATCTGGCTGAAGATCGGTCCGGCCTGGAACTCGAACTTCTTATGCCCGCGCTCATCCTCGACGATGATGTTGGTGCCGATGATGTCGGTGGGCATCAGGTCCGGCGTGAACTGAATACGGCGGAACGACAGGTCGAACACGTCGCTCAGCGTCCTGACCAGCAGCGTCTTGCCCAGACCGGGCACGCCCTCGATCAAGGAGTGGCCTCCGGCGAAGATCGTTTTAATCAGATCTTCGACCACTCGATCTTGTCCGACGTAGACCTTGGCGATCTCGGCTTTAATAACGGCGATCATCTCGGCGAACTGTTTGGTCTGCTCTTTAACTTCCATCGGTCGCTCCCTTTAGTCCAGCCCGAATTATTTTCGACAATCCAGGCTAAATTCTCCTTAGTACGGTTCCGAGCAGCACCATTGCCAGCGCGGCGTACAGCAGGTACGGCCACAGCTCGCGGCTGTCCGGGAAACGCTCCTTGCCCGGCTCGAAGACCTCTTCGGCCGGTGGATCGAACTTGCCGCCGCTGATCTGGGCCAGCGCGCGAAGCAGTCCGCGATCGGTCTGCGTCTTGACGAACTCGCCCGGCGGCTCGAGCTGAACGCGGCCGATTCCCTCGGAGCGCAGCTCGCCGGTCTGGGGCCTGACGCTGATCGTGTAGCCGCCGAACCCGCTGTGCGGAAACTCTCCGCTGTAGCCGCCGGGGCGGTCCTGGATCAGCTCCACGCGCTGCCGGGTCAGGTCGGGTTGAACAACGTCCATCTGCAGCGGCATGTTATTGATGAAATCGCCGTGCGCGTCCGTGGCGTCCACCGCGACCCGCACGCTCTGGCCAGCGGGCTGAGCAGTAACCGCGAAATTCTGCAGGTTGCGGTCGCGCATCGTGTGTCGCGCCATGCGCCCCACCAGCGGGCCGTAGCGATCCCACTCCAGCCAGTCGGCGCTCCATTGGCCGCGCAGGTCCGCGCAGAACACCGTGACCTTGCCCAGGCCCAGGCTCCAGCGCGAGAGCAGCGGCTCGCGCTCCTTGGCCAGCAGATAGGTCTCGGAGGTCGGCCGCGACTCGGCGGAGTTGTAGCCGCGCAGCTCGGGCAGCGGCTCGAGATCAAGGCCGTCGAACATCTCGCCTGCCTGCAGCAGCTCGGGCTCGAAGGTGTCCTCGACGATGTTGGTGCGCGTGACCGTCTTGGTCTCCTCGAGCAAAATATCGGGAATCGATTCGGGATCCTCGATGTAATAAAAGCGCCCCTGGCCGTAGCGGGCGATGGTCCGCAGGTGTTCGCGGTCCGACTCGCGTCCCACGGCCACAGTGCTCACCGTGATCTCCTTGCGCGCCATGCCCTCGACGATGTCGCCGTTGTGCTCAAAGCGCGTGGTCGAGATGCCGTCGGTGAGCAGGATCACGTGCTTGACGCGCGCCTCGCTGTCGCGCAGCTCGCCGTAGGCGCGCCGCAAGCCCGGGTAGATGCTGGTGCCGCCGTCAGTGCCCAGCTTGTACAGCCGCTCGCGGATTAATTCGCGTTGCTCGATGTCGGTCAGCCCGAACAGTACGTAGGGCAGGTCGTCGAAAAGGATCACGCTGACCCGGCTGCGCTCGGGCAGCGCGTTGAGCAGTTGCTCCACCGCGGCCTGGGCCAGACCGAACTTGTTCTGGCGCGCCATGCTCGCCGACTTGTCGATCAGGATCACCAGCTCGACCGGGTTGGGCTCGGTCTTCTTCTTGAGCTTGAACTCGACCGGCAGCAGCGGTTCGATCGGGTGCTGCTCCTCCTCGCCCAGGATCTGGCTGTCCTCTCCGGCGATCAGCAGCAGTCCGCCGCCGGTACGGCGCAGATAGTCCTCGAGCCGATCGGCGTCGGCCTGCTCGAAGCCCTCGAAGGTCAGACTGGAGAGCACCACCAGATCAAAGGGTGTCAGTCCGCCGCGCGGCAGACCGCTGTTCTCGGCCACGTCCAGCCGCAGCCCCTCGGCCTCGAGTGCGGCGAGCAGCGGCGCGTCGTCCGCCAGATTCTCGGTGACGAACAGCGCGCGCGGCTTGGAGACCACGCGCAACGTACCGGCCAGTCGATTGTTGTTCGGCACCTGATCGAGCTCGGAGCCGACGCGTCCGACCACGCCCTGGTCGCCCTGGGACCCGGCGTCGAAATCGAACTCGACGTTGTTCTGTCCGATCAGCAGCTCGACCTGCTCAACCTGGGTCTTGCCCCCGGCGCTGAGTGAAATAGCGGCCGGACCGGCGAAGTTGCTCATCACCTTGACCCGTACGTGTACGCGCTCGCCGGGTCGTGCCTGGCGCGGAAGGCTCAGCGACTCGATGTAGGCGTCCACCAGGCCCAGGGTTTGCAGCGGAACGCTGTAGAGCTCGATCCCGCGCGCCTGGGCGGCCCGCGCCTCGGCCAGCAAATCGCCCCGAGTCTGGTTGCCGTCGCTGAGCAGCACGATCCGCCGCGTGGCGTCGGCCGGCAGCAGCTCCATTGTGGCGTGCACCGCGCGGGCGATGTCCGAGCTCATCGTCTGCTCGGGTCGCACGATCTGCTCGTACCAATCCTCCGCCCCGAGCACCTCGGGACTGTGGGCGAACAGCACGCCGCGCGCCCCGGCGTCGCCGCGCACGGCGTAGGCCCGCGCCGCATAGTCCGCAGCCGCAGCGAGCTGGTCGTCGGGCACCGAGGCCGAGGCGTCGACCAGCAGCGCCACCTCCAGCCGCTGTTCGTAGCGCGTGGCCACGACCTGGATCAGCGCCGCCGCGATCAGCAGCAGCAGCAGGCTGCGCGAAATCGCAAAGGCCGCGCGCAAAGGACGCGACATGCTCAGCCGACTGCGGAAGGCGATGATCCAGACCAGCGTCGGCAGCAGCGCCGCGGCCACCAGCGCGCCGATCAGCCAGGCGCCGCGAGCCTCAACGCTCAGCTCGGGCAGCCGCTCAAGCAAGTCGGCCTCCGTGGAACAGCACCCAGTCGCCCGCCGCGAGCAGCAGGGCCATCAGGGCCAGCCAGGGCCAGAACACGCGCTGTTGCGGGATCTGGACCGCTGCGGCGAGCTCGATCGCGCCGTCCGCGTCGGCCGCTACGCTCAGGTCGGACTCGCGCGGGTTGATCAGACTCGCCGCGCACCAGCGCGGTGCGCCCTCGCCCAGGTCGTAAGAGTAGAATCCGGGCAGCGGCGGCATGAAGCTCACCCGGCCAGCGCCGCCCGCGGCCACGTATTCGCGATCGCTGGGTCCGACCAGCGTCAGTTGCTCAAGGTCGCCGGACGTGGCGATGGTCGCCGATTGCCCCACCGGCGTGCGCGAGGGGAGCTGCGAGGCTTCCATTCCGCCGAGCCACCAGACCATGTTGTGCATGAACACCGGGAAGGCCACGCGCAACGGCAAATCGCTGCGGGTCAGGTCGAAGCCCAGGGCCACGCGGTTGAAACGGCCGTCGCGCCGCACCAACAGCAGCGAGCCTTCAAAGGTGTCGATCAGGCTCTTGTCGCCGGGCCGGGCCTGCAGTGGCCGCGCCTCGCCGATCTCGAGGTCTCCCAGCGTCACGTAGCGCAACAGCGGATGCTCGCCGTCCCACGATGTGAGCACCGGCTGCTCCACCGGCTGGGCCGCATCGAACGCGCCGCCGGTCGGCGGAAAAATCTCGACAGTGTGCGCCGGGACCTCGCCGGCGCTCACGCGGTCGAGAATCACCACGTCCGCGCCGCGCGCCTGCGATGCGGTGAACCCCTCGGGGCTGACGTTGCGCAGGCGAACCAGCGGGTTGATCTCCAACGCGCTGCGCACGTAACGGTTCTCGCGGGTGACCAGCAGCACGTCCACCGGCTCGGCTCCGGGCAGCACGGCGTAGGCCATGTCGTCCAGAACCAGCGCGTCGGCGCCGGACTCGAGCTGCGCATCGTTCAGTCCGGCGACCAGTCGGCCGCTGACCTCGATCGGCAGGAAGTAGACCTTGTGAAACTCGCCGCCGGGCTGGAGTGCGAGCGCTTCGCGGCCCACCAGCTTGTCCGGGGTATAGACGTTGAGCGTGGCGTTGGCCGCGGTATCCGAGAAGTTGACCACGCGCACGAAGACCTCGTTGCCCGGCGCCTGGTTGAACGTCTGGCGCACGTCAAAGGCGGTGATCGCCAGGTTGGGCAGCGACGAGCCGATGCGCACCCATTGCAACGTCGGTTCGTCGTCCTCGAGCTTTGGCGCGGGCCGATCGGAAAAGATCACCACCAGCCGCTGGGCGTTTTCGGGCGGCGCGCGGAAGGCAAAGGCGTCACGGGCGTATTCGAGCACCTGGCGCAGGTCGCCGTCCACGCCCGCGGGCTGGATCGATTTCAGCGCCGCGTCGAGCACCGAGCGCCGCGAGCTGAACCCGGTCAGCGCGCTGACGCGATCTCCGGCCGCGAGCAGCAACGCCTCGTCGTTGGGACCCAGGTTGTCCAGCAGCTCTCGCGCCTGGCGTCGGGCCAGATCGATCCGCGCCCCGCCCGGCTCGCGCGCTGCCATGCTCAGGCTGGTATCGATGCCGATCACGATCAACCGCGGCCGGACCTGCTCGACCTCGGTGCGCGGATCGAGAAGCGCTAGGCAGATCAGCAACAGCAGCAGGATCTGCACCAGGATGCTCAGCAGCTCGTTGAGAATCGTGCGCTGCCTGATCAGCACCCGTCGCCAGATCAGGTCCGAACTAATCAACTTGCCACGGCGGCGAAACCGCAGCAGGTAGACCAAGACGATAAACGCCGAGCCGCCGCCGAACAGCGCGGCGAACTGCGCCAGCGAGATCCCGGCGAAGATCACTTGATGAACCGTCCGTAGCGGAAGGCCTGGAGTACAACCTCCTCGAACGGCACCCTGGTCTGGGTGGGCAGGTAGGTGCACTCGACCCCGATGCACAGTTTGCGCAGCTCTTCGCAGAACCGCTCGTACTCCTGGACGTAGCGCCGCAGCACGCGGCCGGTGATCGTCACGTGATGCACGCGGTCGGTCTCGGCGTCGGTGAAGCTGAATGCGCCGCGGTACTTGGGCTCGGCCTCGCGGTGATGGTGCACGCGCACGGCCACTAGGTCGAAGCCGTAGTGGTAGAGCGACTTGAGCGCCTTATCGCTGCCCGCCTCGTCGTAGAAGTCGGAGACCACAACCGCCAGGCCCTTGCCGCGGGCCTGTCGAAGGAAGGTTTGCACCGACTGCGAGATGTCGGTCTGGCCGCCCACCGGCGCCTGGTCGAGAAAATCAAAGATTTTGAGGATCTGCCCCTTGCCGCGCAGCAGCGGCAGGGTCTGGCCCAGATCGGAGCTGAAGGGGACGATGCTCACGCTGTCGAGGTTGGCCAGGGCGATGTAGGCCAGTGCGGCCACGATCTGCTTGGCGAAGTCCGCCTTATTGACCGTGCCGAAATCCATCGACCGCGAGAGGTCGAGCAGGAAGTAGACGTTGAGGTTCTCTTCTTCCTGGAACAGCTTGGTCGCCAGCTCGCCCACGCGGGCATAGAGATTCCAATCCAGGTAGCGCAGGTCGTCGCCCGGCGCGTACTCGCGGTGGTCGGCGAACTCCTGGCCCCAGCCGACCTTCTTGGTGCGGGTCTGCGCCCGCAGCTTGCCGGCGAAGACCTTCTTGCTGACGATCGCCAGGTACTCGAGCTTCTTGAGGAAGTCGTCGTCGAACAGCTTCTGGGCCATTATCAGTGGTTGCCGGGGATCACGGTTTGGGATTGGGCTGGGGCTGGATCAAAAGGAAATAGTCGCGCACGTAGACCTTGAGCGCCACGGGCAGCGCCTCTACGCTGAGCTCCTGCTGCGCATCCTGGGCGTA
Proteins encoded:
- a CDS encoding asparagine synthase-related protein, which translates into the protein MGIEAIHGELDLEGAQEARFRPSSGCVELSQSGLSGLFHGELYNRDELIQGLGTCPKDIIDSELVLRLYERWGDECLAMLDGRFSMALWDTPQRRLLLARDRFGQATLYWHQCGASLAFASQLDALTSSPGFAPQLDRAGLNEYLSQGYVCPPRTMFQGVHALKPGQALNFDQGGVREFDYWSLPDQLEPAASEDQLVEQMRELLARAAKRRFSRHQRPVMLLSGGIDSALLACLAAENNGRVSAYHAGFGDLAFDNRCWASELMRWGLVDLHGISLQHDALRMLPELVRHDHELCANPSSLPILALAREIGQGTTVDTIFTGTGMDELMAGCETIRADLFAHYYGRFAPKQLQRMLAARAEALSDTAWPVGWRFRIKLLLRGAQYGPSRAHIFWRESLGDQRKAELLTDPTLAETGEPHGQYAALLANVAGPANFNRIANADLRILSPCWNQQMFRPGLRAAGLSPCHPYLDNELARFCIELPFRYKLRGLRSKYLLKRAASRWLPRRLVNQRKRGLSVPVGEWIRCDRHELVERYLGPERMCKLGLFDPRAVSELREQHRRGGEDHTFSIWTLLVFSAWHEAHLEAKPST
- a CDS encoding VWA domain-containing protein; protein product: MIFAGISLAQFAALFGGGSAFIVLVYLLRFRRRGKLISSDLIWRRVLIRQRTILNELLSILVQILLLLLICLALLDPRTEVEQVRPRLIVIGIDTSLSMAAREPGGARIDLARRQARELLDNLGPNDEALLLAAGDRVSALTGFSSRRSVLDAALKSIQPAGVDGDLRQVLEYARDAFAFRAPPENAQRLVVIFSDRPAPKLEDDEPTLQWVRIGSSLPNLAITAFDVRQTFNQAPGNEVFVRVVNFSDTAANATLNVYTPDKLVGREALALQPGGEFHKVYFLPIEVSGRLVAGLNDAQLESGADALVLDDMAYAVLPGAEPVDVLLVTRENRYVRSALEINPLVRLRNVSPEGFTASQARGADVVILDRVSAGEVPAHTVEIFPPTGGAFDAAQPVEQPVLTSWDGEHPLLRYVTLGDLEIGEARPLQARPGDKSLIDTFEGSLLLVRRDGRFNRVALGFDLTRSDLPLRVAFPVFMHNMVWWLGGMEASQLPSRTPVGQSATIATSGDLEQLTLVGPSDREYVAAGGAGRVSFMPPLPGFYSYDLGEGAPRWCAASLINPRESDLSVAADADGAIELAAAVQIPQQRVFWPWLALMALLLAAGDWVLFHGGRLA
- a CDS encoding VWA domain-containing protein is translated as MLERLPELSVEARGAWLIGALVAAALLPTLVWIIAFRSRLSMSRPLRAAFAISRSLLLLLIAAALIQVVATRYEQRLEVALLVDASASVPDDQLAAAADYAARAYAVRGDAGARGVLFAHSPEVLGAEDWYEQIVRPEQTMSSDIARAVHATMELLPADATRRIVLLSDGNQTRGDLLAEARAAQARGIELYSVPLQTLGLVDAYIESLSLPRQARPGERVHVRVKVMSNFAGPAAISLSAGGKTQVEQVELLIGQNNVEFDFDAGSQGDQGVVGRVGSELDQVPNNNRLAGTLRVVSKPRALFVTENLADDAPLLAALEAEGLRLDVAENSGLPRGGLTPFDLVVLSSLTFEGFEQADADRLEDYLRRTGGGLLLIAGEDSQILGEEEQHPIEPLLPVEFKLKKKTEPNPVELVILIDKSASMARQNKFGLAQAAVEQLLNALPERSRVSVILFDDLPYVLFGLTDIEQRELIRERLYKLGTDGGTSIYPGLRRAYGELRDSEARVKHVILLTDGISTTRFEHNGDIVEGMARKEITVSTVAVGRESDREHLRTIARYGQGRFYYIEDPESIPDILLEETKTVTRTNIVEDTFEPELLQAGEMFDGLDLEPLPELRGYNSAESRPTSETYLLAKEREPLLSRWSLGLGKVTVFCADLRGQWSADWLEWDRYGPLVGRMARHTMRDRNLQNFAVTAQPAGQSVRVAVDATDAHGDFINNMPLQMDVVQPDLTRQRVELIQDRPGGYSGEFPHSGFGGYTISVRPQTGELRSEGIGRVQLEPPGEFVKTQTDRGLLRALAQISGGKFDPPAEEVFEPGKERFPDSRELWPYLLYAALAMVLLGTVLRRI
- a CDS encoding MoxR family ATPase, with product MEVKEQTKQFAEMIAVIKAEIAKVYVGQDRVVEDLIKTIFAGGHSLIEGVPGLGKTLLVRTLSDVFDLSFRRIQFTPDLMPTDIIGTNIIVEDERGHKKFEFQAGPIFSQILLADEINRATPKTQSALLEAMQEGAVTAYGTRHKLQEPFFVLATQNPIEMEGTYPLPEAQIDRFLTKLSIGFPKDDELVRILDQTTGGIQPVVRKVLDASKIMQMRRLALEVPIADPIKQLVASLVYATHPDCPHAPESVRKYVRYGASPRGGQALILTSKVRALTQGRYAVAREDIEDNLQICLRHRLILSFEGQAEGVSADELLADAFKAALKARGKAA
- a CDS encoding DUF58 domain-containing protein → MAQKLFDDDFLKKLEYLAIVSKKVFAGKLRAQTRTKKVGWGQEFADHREYAPGDDLRYLDWNLYARVGELATKLFQEEENLNVYFLLDLSRSMDFGTVNKADFAKQIVAALAYIALANLDSVSIVPFSSDLGQTLPLLRGKGQILKIFDFLDQAPVGGQTDISQSVQTFLRQARGKGLAVVVSDFYDEAGSDKALKSLYHYGFDLVAVRVHHHREAEPKYRGAFSFTDAETDRVHHVTITGRVLRRYVQEYERFCEELRKLCIGVECTYLPTQTRVPFEEVVLQAFRYGRFIK
- a CDS encoding S41 family peptidase, with translation MRLKRTIQLLLLAALIAAAALWRVPAQLHGAEPAGDAVLVVSTLELVEDHYIKQVDERMLMVWAAEAIAQGVQFLNEPPIDEEQPIDPEAATEPLPEAEPQDAQSDPAQPEEPKIASTTVGPGDPPDAVTLEVRGETKQLDFSGGREERIEQLLAGCSFAAQHGGEIDQRELLYYALSGMLARLDPHSDFIDPEEARRFEEETSGSFGGIGIEIGMRDRRLTVIAPIEGTPAHRAGLLAGDLIVAIDGRSAVNITLFGAVEKIRGPQGTPVVLSIEREGLEQPFDVSIVRGTIEVEAVRFQALEHGVGYVRVRQFNRKTAGDLRRALQQLQDGPQGLRGLVLDLRNNPGGLLTAAVDVTDDFIQSGVIVSTRGRAPNSSSVIKAGRRGTLNDVPLIVLTNFGSASASEIVAGAIQDQGRGLIIGGTTFGKGSVQSIISVDDQSHVALTTSMYYTPSGRSIQASGIVPDIQLYYTTDEGELDRPFGEENLEGFLPNSSPEQSRAGLRVDAEKLYWFYRNAGRVPEELEAEDPDALMLLAQDLLSSLPPPTNETMLSAARRLLEPVNDVVVPEEQPNDGSEDPQP